ATTTATGATATGCAGGCCATACTTTCTCAAATTATGTGTAGATTAATCTTCTATAATCTACAAAGTTAATGTACTTTGAAGAAGTAAGAATAATCTATATCCTGTAAATTTATTTCGAAGTTCTAGCTAATTTACATATACCACTACTGTATATATAACCTTTAGGAAAATTCTCATGTTGTTCACAACCATTCATCGATTTTCAGATGACTGATAAATGATAAATGAAAAAATTCCTTATCATTCTTAAAGGCACAGAGTAATTATTTACATATGTAGTATAACATATATGTAATGCTCATTGTGAGTTTTAATGGCTTTAAATCATTGCAGCGGAATTCATCATTTCTCTTGCTGAGAAAAGTAAACGTCTTGACAAGTTCAAGAAGGAACTGGAGGAGAATGGAGGTGACCAGTTTGCGGTAAAGTAGAATGCAATTTATTTCTGTTACCATTTTAAGGCATCATTCCACccaaattactgtactgtatttttattcttttttttatatatgaaaACTAAGCTCTTTTGCAGCATTTTTAAGTTTTTCTTTGAAATATATTAGATAGTTGTCATATATATGCTCATAAACAGCAACTCTTCTATTACCTTATAATATCCTATATTGACAATTTATTTCAGTACTGTATTAACAAAATGACTTTGTGTATCTTCAGTGTGTAATAATATATTGTataggttaggggggggggaatgggagtatataaaaataaaatatcactcatttatttattatatcaTTCACAgtacaatatacagtatataccatCACAGATAAACACGTACTGCCACATGTGTATCATAATAATGTATCTCTGACTCTTTTGGGTGTTCAATTTCATGATTCAAAACATTTAAGCAACTTACGTGTAAGAGTTAGCGGAGAACTAATAGCCATTTAAAAGTAAAGCTTAAGTTTTTAAATGTAACATTATTAACTGTAAATATCATTGCATATCTTTGTTTCCAGGACTCATTTGTTGAAAGCCTGTGGCGACTGATCCAGCACATGATGCCTTCCCTAACAGCAATTTCATGTAATGATAATATAAAAGAAGAAATAAACAAGCCTTCAACTGAGAAAGACAAGAAAAGAGCACTACTGCCTTTCTTAGCTTTGCCAAATGATCCAAAGGTTATTCATATGCTGGATAATGAACTTAAACctgaaataaaaatgaaagaaGAGGTTCCTGAAGTAGACACAAGCAAAGATAAAGAGAAGGACTGGGAGAAAAGgaaggagaaaaggaagaaaaggGACAAAGATTGTGAAAAAGATAGAGAAAAGCCAGACAAAAAAGTGAAAAGGGAACCTGAAAGAGAGGTAGATGATCTCATGGCCTTTCTAGAGTCTCATGCTCCATCGAAGCAAAATGAAGTGTCAAGAAGCAGAAGTAGGAGCAGAGACAAAAAGAGGAGGTCAAGGtccagagacagaaagagaaatTGTAGTGACAGCAAAGAGAAAGAAAAATGCGATAGAGAACAAAAAAAATCAAGAAGTCAAGAAAGGCATAAAAATCGAAGAGATCGAAGTCACagccgagaaagagagagaagacatCGCAGTCAGAgcagggagaaagagagaagacaTCGCAGTcagagtagggagagagagagaagaaatcgTAGTCATAGTCGAGATAGGGACAGAAAAGCTAACGATTATGAAAGAGACAATAATCGAGAGAGGCACTATGACAGGAAGGATCGAGAGAGAAGAGAACGGAGTAGGTCTCGAGGCCGAGATAAACACAGCAGGCACAGCAGGAGCAAGAGTCGGGAAAAAGATCTAAATAGGAATCGAATGGGCAATAGGGAGGTGTTTATCAATCGTCCTCCTGATGAAAATCCTGTAGTTGGTAAGGTAAGCTGTCTCTTATTTTTTAAGTTTTAAAaaattcatatataaatgttagCAAAGTGCAGTATCACAGAATAAAGTATAACTTTATTTTGAATCATAATAATATATAACTTTATTGGATCCATTGATCCAAATAAGGTGTATCAAAACCTTGTTTCTTCAAGATGTTGTTTGGTCCCTTACTGTTCCAAACTTTGTTGTTGGTGTGATCCCTGTTTTTCAAATTTCACTGGGATACTGTATTTCAGTTATTcttgtaggttggcagttttcattGTTGGCCAACCAATCATTGATCAGGTTTTAAAATTATTCCAAATTACTTAACTCAAATGGATATGCCATGAATTTTAATACCTTTATGTAGAAGAATGTTGGTGATTATTACTACTGTATATGGAGTAACTTTCAGCCCTTCATGTAAGGAAAATGACTATTGAGCTGCAACTAAAATTTATGAAAGCTTAGTGCAGTTTAGTGATCTAGTAAAAAACTAAAGGTGAGGCAGTATTTCAGACGGCCTCACTTTGGAGGACTTTTCATGGACTTTTGAAATAGATGACATTACAATGGACTTTGTAGGACTGAAGAGTAGTGGTTATACTGTAGTCTGATTTATGGAGGAGTTTGTGTATGGTACTGTATACCAAATCTTTCGGCATTGGTGTGTTATGAGTTTTATAATTTGCCATTACccatttaataatttatattttctaaCTTATTTTCAGGTATATGAGGGTAAAGTAACAAACATCTTGAACTTTGGCTGCTTTGTGCAGCTAGAAGGCCTACGGCGCCGGCTTGAGGGTCTCGTACATATTTCACAGCTGCGACAGGAGGGTCGTGTTACTAACGTGTCTGATGTCGTTATGCGGGGACAAAAAGTCAAGGTTTGTTATTAAGATTTGTACCAGTGTATTTTTAACAGTCTGTATCCTAGTTGCTAAAATATTGTAAAGAGGAAGTAATTCATGGCAGTGTTCTTTACAGAAATTTGGTGCTAAAAATAGATTAATAAAATAACTACattatacatgcatacatacattagAACCTGATGGAATCTCACTGagtgaggtggtacccctattaaATTACATAGAGAAATTCAATTATTTTCTTAATATCTCTCATTTTTTCAGCATTAAATTTCAGTACCGAACCCTACCATGAATTacttttttataatataaataaatgggCATAAAAGCATGTTCTATCATTTGCATTAACAATAATATTTGGCATAAAATAGTGTAAAACTTCAAACTTTTGATGAAATGTAACTTAAATTGCTGTGGAAGAAGGTTTAAACAAATCTGTTTTCAAGACTAATAAATGTAATATTCTGCATTATTTGAAAATGAATAGCATTTCAGTAACAgtaatccatttcagtaattttagtAACACAGTTCATCTCTTAATCTGTTGTTTGAGGCTATGGTTATTGCACTTTGCAGTGACTGAGCTTTTCCTCATCTGGTGTTTTGTTAATGGTGCGTTATGTGCATACAGGTCAAGGTGTTGTCGTTTACCGGTCAGAAGACGTCACTGTCTATGAAGGATGTTGACCAGGGGACGGGTGAAGACCTCAACCCCAATGTTGCTCCTCTTGGTAGTAACAGCCAGGAAGAAGATGCTATGAGGAACCCAGATAGACCCATGTCCCTCATGGAACTGACTAAAGGTAAAGCTTTGATTACAGATGCAGTGTATTTTTAGTCTGATGGATGAAGTAGGTAGATATGATATTTTTATGGATGTACAGTAtagaatatattttatatattctgtaatataaaatttttggcagtatataatatactgtatttgTATTACAGCatgaaaatatagaaacaaaTGCCACAAATTTTACATTAATTTACAATTTATTTTTGGATATGTATTAATTTTTGTATAAATAAAACCTCTGCCTTGGTTTGTCATATTTGAATAGAGGAATATGTACAAATAATTTTTGTTAATATGAGCAATGAAGCACTGGTTAAATTTGGTTGCCAACAGGCCAACTGTGTGGGATTTATTTGACTCCCTCAATATCAAAAGATTCTTAAAATTAAAAGAACTACTGTATAAAACTTAACAGATACAATTAACTAAGTAAGTGGTATATTCTTAGCTGCAAATTGTTGGAGTAGTCATTGTAATAATGTGTTGTGAAGACTGTGTTGATATAATTGGTTGTGCTATAGTGTAGACTGTATCTTTGGTTCTTTAGTTGACTCGGTGTTCGTTAAAGGACTAGACTGGGAAGGAGTCTAAATGTTAAATGGTGCTGCCTTTATTTACTTGTTGATTTAAGTAAATCTCAATGCCTAATggtaaaattaattaaattataacATCATGCACTGATAATGGTTATGTATTGTTATGGTATCTTGACACACAGTTGCCACACAGCTACAGATGTGGAATCATGTGTAGTTGTGTGTAAATGTTTACCGTATGATAGCAGCCGTAGTTGCCACTACATAGTAGCAGACTGTGTAGTGGTAACTCTTAGCTGATTCCTTTTGAAATAAAGCTTTAAATGTTGCTAAACAATTAGGCTTCATAGTGTTTTCAAAACCAAAAATACTATAGTTCTATTGATTACCCTCCACCCACCCTCCAGTTATTCCAGGTTAAACAAAAATTAATTGTGAAGAAATATTGCAGATTCATATTCTATGCATAGGAAAACTTTATGCTAGTACTGTATTTCTGATTCTATTTCAGATGTTTATACACTACTTAATTATATACTTCTGATAGGAAAGAAGTGGTCTTGATAATTTGTATTTTGCCATTATAAACtatattgattttttatcataggTACCGATGAAGAAGATCTAGCGACATACAAGCGAGTTAACCGAATTTCTTCACCCGAGAGATGGGAACTGAAACAGATGATGGCTGCCAGCTGCATCAGTAAATCAGAAATGCCAGACTTTGATGAGGAGCagggagtgatgggtggtgaagatgatgatgaagaAGATGTGGAGATTGAACTTGTAGAAGAAGAACCTGCGTTCTTACGGGGTTATGGCAGGGTGAGGGAAGAACTGAGTCCAGTACGAATCATGAAGAACCCCGATGGCTCACTAGCTCAAGCAGCAATGATGCAAAGTGCTCTTGCGAAAGAGCGTAGAGAAATAAAGATGGCTCAGAGAGAGAGTGAAATGGATTCTCAGCCATCtaatcttggccaaaattggaaTGATCCTCTACCTGAAACTCAGCGCAACGACCCAGCCATGTCGCGTGGGTTGCCCACCCAGCAGCAGGAAGTGCCAGAATGGAAGAGACACATTACAGGTTAGTCATAAATTTACCAAGTTTTAATTGTTAAACATCCTCTTTGTATCTTTAATGGCACTTATAATAACAGCCATATTAGTAACATACATAACAGCCATATATGTAACAGCCATACAATTGATGTTAATTACTTGTGTTCAAATTAATGTAAGAGTTCCTCAATGgtgttttatatattatataaagttATGTATTAGTATTGTAATGCATGAGATAGACAGTTACTGGAAAGTTTAAAAAAATGCATTTGATGTAATACATTGCTTCACTCTGGCAAAGTAGCACTGCAGTTTGACTTGCCGATTGGATAAGTAAAGTTCACTGCCACTGTGCAGATCAACATTTACAACAAGTTAATTAGCCAGTTGGTCTTGTATACTTGTTCCACTCATGTACAGGGTTTCTAATGTTAAATCATGAGTGAGAATTACTGGACTAGTTCAATATTAGAGTTGGAGCGCAAGTAAGATTATATAAGTTATAAGTGCAGCAGTGGGAGTTAATGCCCTTATCTTCACTCAAGGAGACAAGGGCATTATTATTGTTTTAACATAATTACTCTGTGAAAAGCACCAGAGGCATATATATAGTGCTTGTAATAGTAATATAATAGTTATGCTTTAGCTATAAATATGGATATAAACCTGTTACTTTTCTTTTTATCAGGTGGAACTAGAGGCTCATATGGAAAGAAAACCAATATGTCACTTTTAGAACAACGACAAAGTCTACCTATTTATAAACTACGAGACCAGCTTATCAAGGCCATTGATGACAACCAGATCCTCATTGTTGTTGGTGAAACAGGCTCTGGCAAGACAACACAGATGACTCAGTACCTCGCAGAGGCAGGTTTTACTGCTAAAGGAAAAATTGGATGCACCCAGCCAAG
This genomic window from Procambarus clarkii isolate CNS0578487 chromosome 62, FALCON_Pclarkii_2.0, whole genome shotgun sequence contains:
- the LOC123766459 gene encoding ATP-dependent RNA helicase DHX8 — translated: MEDLSKLERLSLVSKICVELENHLGINDKDVAEFIISLAEKSKRLDKFKKELEENGGDQFADSFVESLWRLIQHMMPSLTAISCNDNIKEEINKPSTEKDKKRALLPFLALPNDPKVIHMLDNELKPEIKMKEEVPEVDTSKDKEKDWEKRKEKRKKRDKDCEKDREKPDKKVKREPEREVDDLMAFLESHAPSKQNEVSRSRSRSRDKKRRSRSRDRKRNCSDSKEKEKCDREQKKSRSQERHKNRRDRSHSRERERRHRSQSREKERRHRSQSRERERRNRSHSRDRDRKANDYERDNNRERHYDRKDRERRERSRSRGRDKHSRHSRSKSREKDLNRNRMGNREVFINRPPDENPVVGKVYEGKVTNILNFGCFVQLEGLRRRLEGLVHISQLRQEGRVTNVSDVVMRGQKVKVKVLSFTGQKTSLSMKDVDQGTGEDLNPNVAPLGSNSQEEDAMRNPDRPMSLMELTKGTDEEDLATYKRVNRISSPERWELKQMMAASCISKSEMPDFDEEQGVMGGEDDDEEDVEIELVEEEPAFLRGYGRVREELSPVRIMKNPDGSLAQAAMMQSALAKERREIKMAQRESEMDSQPSNLGQNWNDPLPETQRNDPAMSRGLPTQQQEVPEWKRHITGGTRGSYGKKTNMSLLEQRQSLPIYKLRDQLIKAIDDNQILIVVGETGSGKTTQMTQYLAEAGFTAKGKIGCTQPRRVAAMSVAKRVSEEFGCRLGQEVGYTIRFEDCTSSETVIKYMTDGMLLRECLIDPDMSCYACIMLDEAHERTIHTDVLFGLLKQAVDKRPELKLIVTSATLDAVKFSEYFNQAPIFTIPGRTFPVEILYTREPETDYLDAALITVMQIHLAEPPGDVLVFLTGQEEIDTACELLYERMKALGSDVPELIILPVYSALPSEMQTRIFEPAPPGSRKVVIATNIAETSLTIDGIYYVVDPGFVKQKVYNPKTGMDSLMVTPVSQAGAKQRAGRAGRTGPGKTYRLYTERAYRDEMLPTSVPEIQRTNLAATVLQLKAMGINDLLGFDFMDPPPTDAMVMALETLHSLSALDDEGLLTRLGRRMAEFPLDPNLSKMLIMSVHLQCSDEILTIVSMLSVQNVFYRPKEKQALADQKKAKFNQAEGDHLTLLAVYNSWKNNKFSNAWCYENFVQMRTLKRAQDVRKQLLGIMDRHKLDVVSCGKNVARAQKAICSGFFRNAAKKDPQEGYRTLVDSQVVYIHPSSALFNRQPEWVVYHELVQTTKEYMREVTTIDPKWLVEFAPSFFKQGDPTKLSKYKKNQRLEPLYNKYEEPNAWRISRVRRRRN